One Streptomyces formicae genomic window, ATCACCGCCCAGGTGCGGGACCGCCACGGCGTCTGGCGGGCGTCCTCGGGCGTGGGCGACCTGAAGTCCGGTGCGCCGCGCGGCAAGAACGACAAGTTCCGCGTCGGCAGCATCACCAAGACCTTCGTGGCGACCGTCCTGCTCCAGATGGAGGCGGAGGGCAGACTCAGCCTCGACGACACCGTGGAGGACCACCTCCCGGGCCTGGTCAGGGGGAACGGCAACGACGGCGGCAAGATAAAGATCCGTCAGCTCCTCGGTCACACCAGCGGACTCTTCGACTACCTGGCCGACGAGGAGTACTTCACGACGTACCTACGAGGCGACGGCTACCTCAAGCACCGCTACGACACCCTGCCTCCCGAGAAGCACGTGAAGGTGGCGCTCTCCCACAAGCCCAACTTCGAGCCGGGCGCCAAGTTCGCCTACTCCAACACCAATTACATCCTCGCGGGGCTGATCGTCGAGAAGGTGGGCGGGCGGACGTACGAGGCCGAGGTCCGTGACCGCATCATCAAGCCGCTCGGGCTGAAGAACACCACCAACCCCGGCAACAGCGTCCACCTGCCACGGCCCAGCAGCCGCGGCTACGCCAAACTCTTCGACGCCGCCCCCGACCGCGTCGACGACATCACCGACCTGAACGGGTCGCAGGGCTGGGCCGACGGCGACGTCATCTCCACCGCGGGCGACCTGACCCGGTTCTACGGCGCCCTGCTCGGCGGCAAGGTCCTGCCGCCGAAGCAACTGAAGGCGATGAAGACCATGAGCGTCGCCGGGGACCCGGACGCGACCTACGGGCTCGGTCTCCAGCGGTTCGAGACGAGCTGCGGCACCACGCTCTGGGGCCACGGCGGCGGCATGGTCGGCTGGCTCTCCATGGCCGTGACGACCGAGGACGGCCGCCACCGGCTCTCCTTCAACCTCAACGGGGACTGGGACGCGTCGTCCATGCCGAAGATCATCGACGCCGAGTACTGCGGCACGTAACCCCGTGCGACCCGGTCCCGTCGCAGGGCCCCGGCGGCTCCGCGTCACATCTTCTCGGCGCCCGCCCTGATGGCCTCGCGGATGCGGAAGTACGTGCCGCAGCGGCAGATGTTGCGGATGCCGTCGAGGTCCTCGTCGGTGACCTTGCGGCCGTCCTCGGCGACCCGGCGGACCAGTGCGACGGCGGCCATGATCTGACCGGGCTGGCAGTAGCCGCACTGGGCG contains:
- a CDS encoding serine hydrolase domain-containing protein, producing MALRKSTKAAVVGVAAAALAAGAIAGPARAASDTHSGAAGHRATQRAMDAAVKAGVPGITAQVRDRHGVWRASSGVGDLKSGAPRGKNDKFRVGSITKTFVATVLLQMEAEGRLSLDDTVEDHLPGLVRGNGNDGGKIKIRQLLGHTSGLFDYLADEEYFTTYLRGDGYLKHRYDTLPPEKHVKVALSHKPNFEPGAKFAYSNTNYILAGLIVEKVGGRTYEAEVRDRIIKPLGLKNTTNPGNSVHLPRPSSRGYAKLFDAAPDRVDDITDLNGSQGWADGDVISTAGDLTRFYGALLGGKVLPPKQLKAMKTMSVAGDPDATYGLGLQRFETSCGTTLWGHGGGMVGWLSMAVTTEDGRHRLSFNLNGDWDASSMPKIIDAEYCGT